One genomic window of Pelmatolapia mariae isolate MD_Pm_ZW linkage group LG5, Pm_UMD_F_2, whole genome shotgun sequence includes the following:
- the LOC134628116 gene encoding band 4.1-like protein 1 isoform X3, whose amino-acid sequence MQDSASDSKIAKQDQNKHMDGHRETDDMSEKTSPNKNLKSPQKGSKRLKTAPFKVTLLDSSEFEGEIEKHSKGQTLMDMVCEHLNLLEKDYFGLTFADTDSQKNWLDPSKEIKKQMRNSLWHFAFAVKFYPPDPSQLMEDITRYYLCLQLRDDMLSGRLPCSFVTHALLGSYTVQAELGDYDQDDHGTDYVSDFRFAPNQTRELEERVMELHRNYKGMTPAEAEMNFLENAKKLSMYGVDLHHAKDSEGIEIMLGVCANGLLIYRDRLRINRFAWPKILKISYKRSNFYIKIRPGEYEQFESTIGFKLPNHRAAKRLWKVCIEHHTFFRLVSPEPPPKGFLVMGSKFRYSGRTQAQTRQASALIDRPAPHFERSTSKRYLLSRSLDGEFSRPVSAMCENHDGLSHRSISEHRRLHSPSGDEQETELEPSLEQDEEEKEHEQGREAEQDKDHDGNVTPSRKKEIMKEEAGSPIDSKQEFLDKSQDVLLKHQASINELKRALREPNSKLMNREKRLSATSPTGTPEKKASVGRAMGKEPVNSLSVEGFVQKTLVTSPEGSEEWVLIEKQEPYQQDHDWKAEEKNKSLTPDSSWEKKGLEKEIDVSKMMHKEVAGYDRKEMKSHIDEFPSTKSSREADVCSEPRRFVIQLSENADSFQDKSQSKPARASDPEANSDAAPGLRHMKERTASKPRKKRRPQSLNLGMPTELVYRKGGSDSTEDENEGSDSDNNAETAPKRGNHCESPPVATMKDDQGLEKDQLVRVYKDGKQEGKVDGESREGSTQGAEQVKKKVSLVGTADVDVGSVNGPGKIEHDSSFSGSKGECVLKVRGKGFIDNKELAEVKLRQVRTHERKVSSSGGEDVEGFLGDRGQRTSLHRLSSSSYQSEITRIVPLKPERSKSVTSKDERDRTGQDDPRRGIRREYRWSVGSPEGSSDLSWTDGSNFHPAFASDLEGVAKIEHPDDSFQSGRVFAESQSFSSKVSGLPKMAPPAPPVKTQKARESVLILRNSRNASREPSLDAAKKRHSEPVSTPAIYEEPFADFKKEFGERRPQPSIASEEEQERDTVTCMKETHLGIERKCSSMTVSSTSSLEAEVDFTVITDLHSGLEDFSKGVPELGERERQPEVGREDFEETSRFYSARLMGSRDKSPIEERLPEEGMHHEPPVAKKDPNTVSVAHKLKRADSKTETHTNGSEAHANVVNVSPQNYEVVSPQEAPAAVKENGSPVKASTQGRESVVSPLTITAENVTSATTTQVTKTVKGGYSETRIEKRIIITGDDDVDQHQALAMAIQEAKQQHPDMLVTKAVVIRETESPTEELQQKAES is encoded by the exons AAACACTCCAAAGGACAGACCCTGATGGACATGGTGTGTGAACACCTTAACTTGCTGGAGAAAGACTACTTTGGTCTGACCTTTGCCGACACAGACAGCCAGAAG AATTGGTTGGACCCCTCCAAGGAGATCAAGAAGCAGATGCGCA ACTCTCTGTGGCACTTTGCCTTCGCTGTCAAGTTCTACCCTCCTGACCCCTCCCAGCTCATGGAAGATATTACCAG ATACTACctgtgtctgcagctgagggatGACATGCTGTCAGGTCGGCTGCCGTGCTCGTTCGTCACTCACGCCCTCCTGGGCTCCTACACCGTTCAGGCCGAGCTGGGAGACTACGACCAGGATGACCACGGCACCGACTACGTCAGCGATTTCCGCTTTGCTCCCAATCAGACGCGCGAGCTGGAGGAGAGGGTGATGGAGCTCCATCGAAACTACAA GGGGATGACTCCAGCAGAGGCCGAAATGAACTTCTTGGAGAACGCAAAGAAATTGTCCATGTACGGAGTCGACCTCCATCATGCTAAG GATTCTGAGGGGATTGAAATAATGCTGGGTGTCTGTGCCAATGGCCTGCTGATTTACCGTGACAGGCTGAGGATCAACCGCTTTGCCTGGCCAAAGATCCTTAAGATTTCATACAAGAGGAGCAACTTCTACATCAAGATAAGACCTGGAGAA TATGAACAGTTTGAAAGTACAATTGGTTTTAAGCTTCCCAACCACAGAGCTGCCAAGAGGCTGTGGAAGGTCTGCATCGAGCATCACACCTTCTTCCG GCTGGTGTCTCCTGAGCCTCCTCCTAAGGGATTCTTGGTGATGGGCTCAAAGTTTCGATACAGCGGAAGGACGCAGGCTCAAACCAGGCAGGCCAGTGCTCTCATAGACCGGCCTGCTCCTCACTTCGAGCGGTCGACCAGTAAGAGGTATCTGCTTTCCCGGAGCTTGGATGGAG AGTTCTCACGGCCGGTATCAGCCATGTGCGAGAACCACGACGGCCTTTCTCACCGCAGCATCAGTGAACACCGACGTCTGCACAGCCCCTCCGGGGACGAGCAGGAAACAGAGCTGGAGCCAAGTTTGGAACAGGACGAAGAGGAGAAGGAGCACGAGCAGGGCCGGGAGGCGGAGCAGGACAAAGACCATGACGGCAACGTGACtccaagcagaaaaaaagagatcaTG AAGGAGGAGGCCGGGTCACCAATTGACAGTAAACAGGAG TTTCTGGATAAGTCGCAGGACGTCTTGCTGAAGCACCAGGCCAGCATCAATGAGCTAAAGAGAGCCTTGAGGGAGCCCAACAGCAAGCTGATGAACCGCGAGAAGCGTCTGTCAGCGACCTCCCCAACCGGCACACCAGAGAAGAAGGCT TCGGTGGGCCGGGCAATGGGAAAGGAACCTGTTAACAGCCTGTCTGTTGAGGGTTTCGTCCAGAAGACTCTGGTGACTTCACCTGAG GGCTCAGAGGAGTGGGTATTGATTGAAAAACAAGAACCTTATCAACAAGACCATGACTGGAAGgcagaagaaaagaacaaatcTCTCACACCTGATTCCTCATGGGAGAAAAAGGGTCTGGAAAAAGAGATAGATGTTAGCAAGATGATGCATAAGGAGGTAGCAGGGTAtgacagaaaagaaatgaaaagccaTATTGATGAGTTTCCATCAACAAAATCGTCCAGAGAGGCAGATGTATGCTCTGAGCCTCGGCGTTTTGTGATCCAATTATCTGAGAATGCCGACTCGTTTCAAGACAAATCTCAAAGCAAACCAGCTCGAGCCTCAGACCCTGAGGCGAACAGCGATGCAGCCCCGGGCTTGCGGCACATGAAGGAGCGCACGGCTTCTAAACCAAGGAAAAAGAGGAGACCCCAGAGCTTAAACCTGGGAATGCCCACAGAGCTCGTCTACAGGAAAGGAGGAAGCGATTCCACCGAAGACGAAAACGAGGGCTCGGACTCAGACAACAACGCAGAAACAGCACCTAAGAGAGGAAATCATTGCGAGTCGCCCCCAGTGGCAACGATGAAAGATGATCAGGGTTTAGAAAAGGATCAGCTGGTCAGGGTCTATAAAGACGGCAAACAAGAGGGTAAAGTAGATGGAGAAAGCAGGGAGGGCTCCACCCAAGGAGCAGAGCAGGTAAAGAAAAAAGTGAGCCTTGTTGGGACAGCAGATGTCGATGTAGGCTCAGTGAATGGACCTGGAAAGATAGAGCATGATAGCTCATTCTCAGGGTCTAAAGGAGAGTGTGTGCTGAAGGTGCGAGGGAAAGGCTTCATTGACAACAAAGAGTTAGCAGAGGTTAAACTACGACAGGTCAGGACACATGAACGAAAGGTCAGTAGCTCTGGAGGAGAGGATGTTGAGGGTTTCTTGGgcgacagaggtcagaggacgTCTCTCCACCGACTGTCAAGCAGCAGCTACCAGTCGGAAATCACCAGGATTGTTCCTCTCAAGCCGGAGCGTTCGAAGAGCGTCACGTCCAAGGACGAAAGGGACCGGACGGGACAGGACGATCCAAGACGGGGGATCAGAAGAGAATACCGGTGGTCGGTTGGCTCTCCGGAGGGATCCTCAGACCTCAGCTGGACCGACGGTTCCAACTTTCATCCAGCGTTCGCGTCAGATCTGGAGGGCGTTGCTAAAATCGAGCATCCAGACGATAGCTTTCAGTCTGGTAGAGTGTTCGCGGAAAGCCAGTCATTCAGCTCAAAGGTTTCAGGGCTTCCCAAAATGGCCCCTCCAGCGCCGCCGGTGAAAACGCAGAAGGCAAGAGAGTCCGTGCTAATACTCCGGAACAGCAGAAACGCCAGCAGGGAGCCGAGCCTGGACGCGGCCAAAAAGAGACACTCG GAGCCTGTCTCTACTCCTGCTATATATGAAGAGCCTTTTGCTGACTTCAAG AAGGAGTTTGGGGAGAGGAGGCCTCAGCCGAGCATAGCCTcggaggaggagcaggaacGAGACACCGTGACGTGCATGAAGGAAACCCACCTGGGCATCGAACGCAAGTGTTCCAGCATGACGGTCAGCTCCACGTCCAGCCTGGAGGCCGAGGTCGACTTCACTGTCATCACTGACCTCCACTCGGGCCTCGAGGACTTTTCTAAGGGTGTGCCCGAACTGGGAGAGAGGGAGCGACAGCCAGAGGTGGGCCGGGAGGACTTTGAGGAGACCTCCAGGTTCTACTCTGCCCGTCTAATGGGCTCCCGGGACAAGTCTCCCATAGAGGAGAGGCTTCCTGAGGAGGGAATGCATCATGAG CCTCCCGTGGCAAAGAAAGACCCCAACACGGTGAGCGTGGCCCACAAGCTGAAAAGAGCCGACAGCAAGACGGAGACGCACACAAATGGATCGGAAGCCCACGCCAACGTCGTTAATGTCTCTCCACAG aACTATGAAGTCGTCAGCCCACAGGAGGCTCCTGCTGCCGTCAAAGAAAATGGCTCTCCT GTAAAAGCCAGCACCCAGGGGAGAGAGTCTGTTGTGTCCCCGCTGACCATCACTGCTGAGAACGTTACCTCAGCAACCACGACACAAGTTACCAAG ACTGTGAAAGGAGGCTACTCAGAGACCAGGATCGAGAAGAGGATTATAATCACGGGAGATGATGATGTGGACCAACATCAG GCACTTGCCATGGCAATCCAAGAGGCAAAGCAGCAGCATCCTGACATGCTGGTGACAAAAGCAGTGGTTATCAGGGAAACAGAGTCGCCCACTGAGGAGCTACAACAGAAAGCAGAG
- the LOC134628116 gene encoding band 4.1-like protein 1 isoform X1, translating into MQDSASDSKIAKQDQNKHMDGHRETDDMSEKTSPNKNLKSPQKGSKRLKTAPFKVTLLDSSEFEGEIEKHSKGQTLMDMVCEHLNLLEKDYFGLTFADTDSQKNWLDPSKEIKKQMRNSLWHFAFAVKFYPPDPSQLMEDITRYYLCLQLRDDMLSGRLPCSFVTHALLGSYTVQAELGDYDQDDHGTDYVSDFRFAPNQTRELEERVMELHRNYKGMTPAEAEMNFLENAKKLSMYGVDLHHAKDSEGIEIMLGVCANGLLIYRDRLRINRFAWPKILKISYKRSNFYIKIRPGEYEQFESTIGFKLPNHRAAKRLWKVCIEHHTFFRLVSPEPPPKGFLVMGSKFRYSGRTQAQTRQASALIDRPAPHFERSTSKRYLLSRSLDGEFSRPVSAMCENHDGLSHRSISEHRRLHSPSGDEQETELEPSLEQDEEEKEHEQGREAEQDKDHDGNVTPSRKKEIMKEEAGSPIDSKQELSQLDQETTPRHKQEFLDKSQDVLLKHQASINELKRALREPNSKLMNREKRLSATSPTGTPEKKASVGRAMGKEPVNSLSVEGFVQKTLVTSPEGSEEWVLIEKQEPYQQDHDWKAEEKNKSLTPDSSWEKKGLEKEIDVSKMMHKEVAGYDRKEMKSHIDEFPSTKSSREADVCSEPRRFVIQLSENADSFQDKSQSKPARASDPEANSDAAPGLRHMKERTASKPRKKRRPQSLNLGMPTELVYRKGGSDSTEDENEGSDSDNNAETAPKRGNHCESPPVATMKDDQGLEKDQLVRVYKDGKQEGKVDGESREGSTQGAEQVKKKVSLVGTADVDVGSVNGPGKIEHDSSFSGSKGECVLKVRGKGFIDNKELAEVKLRQVRTHERKVSSSGGEDVEGFLGDRGQRTSLHRLSSSSYQSEITRIVPLKPERSKSVTSKDERDRTGQDDPRRGIRREYRWSVGSPEGSSDLSWTDGSNFHPAFASDLEGVAKIEHPDDSFQSGRVFAESQSFSSKVSGLPKMAPPAPPVKTQKARESVLILRNSRNASREPSLDAAKKRHSEPVSTPAIYEEPFADFKKEFGERRPQPSIASEEEQERDTVTCMKETHLGIERKCSSMTVSSTSSLEAEVDFTVITDLHSGLEDFSKGVPELGERERQPEVGREDFEETSRFYSARLMGSRDKSPIEERLPEEGMHHEPPVAKKDPNTVSVAHKLKRADSKTETHTNGSEAHANVVNVSPQNYEVVSPQEAPAAVKENGSPVKASTQGRESVVSPLTITAENVTSATTTQVTKTVKGGYSETRIEKRIIITGDDDVDQHQALAMAIQEAKQQHPDMLVTKAVVIRETESPTEELQQKAES; encoded by the exons AAACACTCCAAAGGACAGACCCTGATGGACATGGTGTGTGAACACCTTAACTTGCTGGAGAAAGACTACTTTGGTCTGACCTTTGCCGACACAGACAGCCAGAAG AATTGGTTGGACCCCTCCAAGGAGATCAAGAAGCAGATGCGCA ACTCTCTGTGGCACTTTGCCTTCGCTGTCAAGTTCTACCCTCCTGACCCCTCCCAGCTCATGGAAGATATTACCAG ATACTACctgtgtctgcagctgagggatGACATGCTGTCAGGTCGGCTGCCGTGCTCGTTCGTCACTCACGCCCTCCTGGGCTCCTACACCGTTCAGGCCGAGCTGGGAGACTACGACCAGGATGACCACGGCACCGACTACGTCAGCGATTTCCGCTTTGCTCCCAATCAGACGCGCGAGCTGGAGGAGAGGGTGATGGAGCTCCATCGAAACTACAA GGGGATGACTCCAGCAGAGGCCGAAATGAACTTCTTGGAGAACGCAAAGAAATTGTCCATGTACGGAGTCGACCTCCATCATGCTAAG GATTCTGAGGGGATTGAAATAATGCTGGGTGTCTGTGCCAATGGCCTGCTGATTTACCGTGACAGGCTGAGGATCAACCGCTTTGCCTGGCCAAAGATCCTTAAGATTTCATACAAGAGGAGCAACTTCTACATCAAGATAAGACCTGGAGAA TATGAACAGTTTGAAAGTACAATTGGTTTTAAGCTTCCCAACCACAGAGCTGCCAAGAGGCTGTGGAAGGTCTGCATCGAGCATCACACCTTCTTCCG GCTGGTGTCTCCTGAGCCTCCTCCTAAGGGATTCTTGGTGATGGGCTCAAAGTTTCGATACAGCGGAAGGACGCAGGCTCAAACCAGGCAGGCCAGTGCTCTCATAGACCGGCCTGCTCCTCACTTCGAGCGGTCGACCAGTAAGAGGTATCTGCTTTCCCGGAGCTTGGATGGAG AGTTCTCACGGCCGGTATCAGCCATGTGCGAGAACCACGACGGCCTTTCTCACCGCAGCATCAGTGAACACCGACGTCTGCACAGCCCCTCCGGGGACGAGCAGGAAACAGAGCTGGAGCCAAGTTTGGAACAGGACGAAGAGGAGAAGGAGCACGAGCAGGGCCGGGAGGCGGAGCAGGACAAAGACCATGACGGCAACGTGACtccaagcagaaaaaaagagatcaTG AAGGAGGAGGCCGGGTCACCAATTGACAGTAAACAGGAG CTCTCTCAGTTGGACCAGGAGACTACTCCTCGGCACAAACAGGAG TTTCTGGATAAGTCGCAGGACGTCTTGCTGAAGCACCAGGCCAGCATCAATGAGCTAAAGAGAGCCTTGAGGGAGCCCAACAGCAAGCTGATGAACCGCGAGAAGCGTCTGTCAGCGACCTCCCCAACCGGCACACCAGAGAAGAAGGCT TCGGTGGGCCGGGCAATGGGAAAGGAACCTGTTAACAGCCTGTCTGTTGAGGGTTTCGTCCAGAAGACTCTGGTGACTTCACCTGAG GGCTCAGAGGAGTGGGTATTGATTGAAAAACAAGAACCTTATCAACAAGACCATGACTGGAAGgcagaagaaaagaacaaatcTCTCACACCTGATTCCTCATGGGAGAAAAAGGGTCTGGAAAAAGAGATAGATGTTAGCAAGATGATGCATAAGGAGGTAGCAGGGTAtgacagaaaagaaatgaaaagccaTATTGATGAGTTTCCATCAACAAAATCGTCCAGAGAGGCAGATGTATGCTCTGAGCCTCGGCGTTTTGTGATCCAATTATCTGAGAATGCCGACTCGTTTCAAGACAAATCTCAAAGCAAACCAGCTCGAGCCTCAGACCCTGAGGCGAACAGCGATGCAGCCCCGGGCTTGCGGCACATGAAGGAGCGCACGGCTTCTAAACCAAGGAAAAAGAGGAGACCCCAGAGCTTAAACCTGGGAATGCCCACAGAGCTCGTCTACAGGAAAGGAGGAAGCGATTCCACCGAAGACGAAAACGAGGGCTCGGACTCAGACAACAACGCAGAAACAGCACCTAAGAGAGGAAATCATTGCGAGTCGCCCCCAGTGGCAACGATGAAAGATGATCAGGGTTTAGAAAAGGATCAGCTGGTCAGGGTCTATAAAGACGGCAAACAAGAGGGTAAAGTAGATGGAGAAAGCAGGGAGGGCTCCACCCAAGGAGCAGAGCAGGTAAAGAAAAAAGTGAGCCTTGTTGGGACAGCAGATGTCGATGTAGGCTCAGTGAATGGACCTGGAAAGATAGAGCATGATAGCTCATTCTCAGGGTCTAAAGGAGAGTGTGTGCTGAAGGTGCGAGGGAAAGGCTTCATTGACAACAAAGAGTTAGCAGAGGTTAAACTACGACAGGTCAGGACACATGAACGAAAGGTCAGTAGCTCTGGAGGAGAGGATGTTGAGGGTTTCTTGGgcgacagaggtcagaggacgTCTCTCCACCGACTGTCAAGCAGCAGCTACCAGTCGGAAATCACCAGGATTGTTCCTCTCAAGCCGGAGCGTTCGAAGAGCGTCACGTCCAAGGACGAAAGGGACCGGACGGGACAGGACGATCCAAGACGGGGGATCAGAAGAGAATACCGGTGGTCGGTTGGCTCTCCGGAGGGATCCTCAGACCTCAGCTGGACCGACGGTTCCAACTTTCATCCAGCGTTCGCGTCAGATCTGGAGGGCGTTGCTAAAATCGAGCATCCAGACGATAGCTTTCAGTCTGGTAGAGTGTTCGCGGAAAGCCAGTCATTCAGCTCAAAGGTTTCAGGGCTTCCCAAAATGGCCCCTCCAGCGCCGCCGGTGAAAACGCAGAAGGCAAGAGAGTCCGTGCTAATACTCCGGAACAGCAGAAACGCCAGCAGGGAGCCGAGCCTGGACGCGGCCAAAAAGAGACACTCG GAGCCTGTCTCTACTCCTGCTATATATGAAGAGCCTTTTGCTGACTTCAAG AAGGAGTTTGGGGAGAGGAGGCCTCAGCCGAGCATAGCCTcggaggaggagcaggaacGAGACACCGTGACGTGCATGAAGGAAACCCACCTGGGCATCGAACGCAAGTGTTCCAGCATGACGGTCAGCTCCACGTCCAGCCTGGAGGCCGAGGTCGACTTCACTGTCATCACTGACCTCCACTCGGGCCTCGAGGACTTTTCTAAGGGTGTGCCCGAACTGGGAGAGAGGGAGCGACAGCCAGAGGTGGGCCGGGAGGACTTTGAGGAGACCTCCAGGTTCTACTCTGCCCGTCTAATGGGCTCCCGGGACAAGTCTCCCATAGAGGAGAGGCTTCCTGAGGAGGGAATGCATCATGAG CCTCCCGTGGCAAAGAAAGACCCCAACACGGTGAGCGTGGCCCACAAGCTGAAAAGAGCCGACAGCAAGACGGAGACGCACACAAATGGATCGGAAGCCCACGCCAACGTCGTTAATGTCTCTCCACAG aACTATGAAGTCGTCAGCCCACAGGAGGCTCCTGCTGCCGTCAAAGAAAATGGCTCTCCT GTAAAAGCCAGCACCCAGGGGAGAGAGTCTGTTGTGTCCCCGCTGACCATCACTGCTGAGAACGTTACCTCAGCAACCACGACACAAGTTACCAAG ACTGTGAAAGGAGGCTACTCAGAGACCAGGATCGAGAAGAGGATTATAATCACGGGAGATGATGATGTGGACCAACATCAG GCACTTGCCATGGCAATCCAAGAGGCAAAGCAGCAGCATCCTGACATGCTGGTGACAAAAGCAGTGGTTATCAGGGAAACAGAGTCGCCCACTGAGGAGCTACAACAGAAAGCAGAG